The following are encoded together in the Colius striatus isolate bColStr4 chromosome 5, bColStr4.1.hap1, whole genome shotgun sequence genome:
- the BET1 gene encoding BET1 homolog, with protein MRRAGLGDGVGTYGYTNSGYSVYEEENERLTESLRTKVSAIKSLSIEIGTEVKNQNKMLSEMDNDFDSTGGLLGATMSRLRTLSRGSQTKLLCYMMLFAMFVFLVIYWIIKLR; from the exons ATGAGGCGCGCGGGGCTGG GTGATGGAGTTGGTACCTATGGGTACACTAACAGTGGATACAGTgtttatgaagaagaaaatgaaaggttaACAGAAAGTCTGCGTACAAAAGTTAGTGCCATTAAATCG CTTTCCATTGAAATTGGAACAGaagttaaaaaccaaaataagatGTTATCAGAAATG gATAATGATTTTGACTCTACGGGTGGACTCCTAGGTGCAACTATGAGCAGACTGAGAACACTGTCCAGAGGAAGCCAGACAAAGCTGTTATGCTACATGATGCTCTTTgcaatgtttgtttttttggttatATACTGGATTATTAAACTGAGGTGA